From Shewanella psychrophila, a single genomic window includes:
- a CDS encoding YggS family pyridoxal phosphate-dependent enzyme, translating to MTTIADRLANAQQRIIQAAQISSRNADTIQLLAVSKTKPNSDILAAYAAGQRRFGENYVQEGESKVKALEESCPEIEWHFIGPLQSNKTKIIASHFDWMHTVSREKIASRLNDQRPEEMFPLNICIQINISGETSKSGATPEELKSLASKVDQMPNLTLRGLMAIPTATSDKQLQRDEFQQLQTLYQELKSLYPQVDTLSMGMSNDLEQAIEQGSTMVRIGSAIFGEREKS from the coding sequence ATGACAACAATAGCAGACAGACTGGCTAACGCCCAGCAACGAATCATACAAGCGGCGCAAATTTCATCACGAAATGCCGATACAATTCAATTACTCGCCGTTAGTAAAACGAAGCCGAATTCTGATATCTTAGCCGCATATGCTGCAGGCCAGAGACGATTTGGTGAAAACTATGTCCAGGAAGGTGAGTCTAAAGTTAAAGCGCTCGAAGAGAGCTGCCCCGAAATAGAATGGCACTTCATCGGTCCCTTACAATCAAATAAGACTAAAATCATCGCAAGTCACTTCGATTGGATGCACACAGTGTCTCGTGAAAAGATAGCATCTAGGCTTAATGACCAACGCCCAGAAGAGATGTTTCCCCTTAACATCTGTATTCAAATCAATATTAGCGGCGAAACCAGTAAGTCAGGGGCGACACCAGAAGAGCTGAAATCACTGGCGAGTAAAGTCGATCAGATGCCGAATTTAACCCTCCGAGGTCTGATGGCCATCCCCACCGCGACCTCAGACAAACAGTTACAAAGAGATGAATTCCAGCAGCTGCAAACGTTATATCAAGAGCTCAAATCACTTTATCCTCAAGTGGACACGCTTTCCATGGGAATGAGTAATGATTTAGAACAGGCAATTGAACAAGGTTCAACCATGGTTCGAATTGGTAGTGCAATTTTCGGCGAAAGAGAGAAAAGCTAG
- a CDS encoding PACE efflux transporter — protein MTTKQRVIHTILFEALALILVVPLVILITGKETGELLKVAIGLSFYAVVWNYFYNIWFDKHFGCNRSERNVYIRIGHALGFEGGIIVVTLPVVSWFMGISLFSAFLLEFAFLVLFFFYAIAFNYVYDRVCQRLLTAPA, from the coding sequence ATGACAACCAAACAACGTGTTATTCATACTATTTTATTTGAAGCCTTAGCCTTAATTTTAGTTGTGCCTTTAGTCATCCTGATCACAGGAAAAGAAACGGGTGAGTTGCTAAAAGTTGCTATAGGCTTGAGTTTCTATGCTGTCGTGTGGAACTATTTTTATAATATTTGGTTCGATAAGCATTTTGGCTGTAATAGAAGCGAGCGTAATGTTTACATCAGAATAGGCCATGCCTTAGGCTTTGAAGGGGGGATCATAGTGGTGACTTTACCTGTAGTGTCTTGGTTTATGGGGATCTCACTCTTTTCAGCCTTTTTGTTAGAATTTGCTTTCTTGGTGTTATTTTTCTTTTATGCAATTGCTTTTAATTATGTGTATGACCGTGTTTGTCAGCGGTTACTAACTGCACCAGCTTAG
- a CDS encoding YqgE/AlgH family protein, with protein MESLQNHFLIAMPSLKDTFFERSVIYLCEHDEKGAMGIMINRPLGIEVDELLQQMELDEEPELVSSLGARVLVGGPVNPERGFVLHTPQDFWNNSQSLTDELMLTTSRDVLSALGSKDAPKQFIVALGYAGWSRDQLEQELADNTWLSIPASTELLFDVEHEKRWQKATESLGFDIWQLSNQSGHA; from the coding sequence ATGGAAAGTTTACAAAACCACTTCTTAATCGCGATGCCTTCACTCAAAGACACCTTCTTCGAACGTTCGGTGATTTATCTTTGTGAGCATGATGAAAAAGGCGCTATGGGGATCATGATCAACAGGCCCTTAGGCATAGAAGTCGATGAACTACTACAGCAGATGGAGCTAGATGAAGAACCGGAACTAGTGTCCTCCCTTGGCGCCAGAGTCCTTGTAGGCGGTCCAGTTAATCCCGAACGAGGATTTGTGTTACACACGCCTCAAGATTTTTGGAACAACAGCCAATCACTGACAGACGAGTTAATGCTAACCACCTCCAGAGACGTATTATCGGCTTTAGGCAGTAAAGATGCCCCAAAACAGTTTATCGTCGCCTTAGGCTATGCTGGTTGGAGTCGAGATCAACTGGAGCAAGAACTTGCAGATAATACCTGGCTCTCAATCCCTGCAAGTACGGAATTACTCTTCGATGTTGAGCATGAGAAACGTTGGCAAAAAGCAACGGAGTCTTTAGGCTTCGATATATGGCAACTATCCAATCAATCTGGACATGCATAA
- a CDS encoding LysR family transcriptional regulator, with protein sequence MLTLEQLYSFVETVETGSFSAAARKLGKVQSAVSQNIMNMEIDSDQTLFDRSGRYPKLTTAGKALLPQANAVIAQHRRLNQQLEALDKGQPQKLTLALDEGVPYSQLPHYLIEFTESFPHIQLEFLNASSQDIIQLVGEKRADLGLVFSDFIYPKNIDFESIGTVEFELLISPNHPLASSKSEHMDLLKLHRQLIIGARDRVPSNYNQQHSPDVWYADNYYVLLELAKSGFGWGLLPRHLAQDAIDNKQLCKIPVEFEELGWVANIDVIQHSGAGNNACTLLRQLLRKMMKANQKQ encoded by the coding sequence ATGTTAACACTAGAGCAGCTTTACTCATTCGTAGAAACCGTGGAAACCGGCTCATTTTCAGCCGCAGCCAGGAAACTGGGCAAGGTACAATCTGCGGTCAGTCAAAACATCATGAATATGGAAATCGATAGTGATCAGACACTGTTCGATCGCTCCGGGCGTTACCCTAAGCTGACTACCGCGGGGAAAGCGCTTTTACCCCAAGCAAATGCAGTCATTGCCCAACATAGAAGGCTCAATCAACAACTAGAAGCCTTAGATAAAGGGCAACCCCAAAAGTTAACTCTGGCACTGGATGAAGGGGTTCCTTATAGTCAATTACCCCATTATCTAATCGAATTCACTGAATCTTTCCCCCATATACAACTCGAATTTTTGAACGCTTCGAGTCAAGATATTATCCAACTAGTAGGTGAAAAACGTGCCGATCTGGGTCTGGTCTTCAGTGACTTTATTTACCCTAAAAATATCGATTTCGAATCCATAGGTACTGTTGAATTTGAACTATTGATTAGTCCTAATCACCCATTAGCAAGTTCGAAATCTGAACATATGGATCTGCTTAAATTGCATAGGCAGTTGATCATAGGTGCCAGAGACAGAGTCCCTAGCAATTATAATCAGCAACATTCACCGGATGTCTGGTATGCGGATAATTATTATGTCTTACTTGAATTGGCAAAATCTGGATTTGGCTGGGGTTTACTTCCCCGACATCTGGCCCAAGATGCAATTGATAACAAACAACTTTGTAAAATCCCAGTTGAATTTGAAGAATTAGGTTGGGTGGCGAACATAGATGTCATTCAACACAGTGGAGCAGGTAATAATGCCTGCACCCTGCTACGTCAGCTTTTGAGAAAGATGATGAAAGCTAATCAGAAACAATAG
- a CDS encoding DUF4136 domain-containing protein: MKKVIVGLVALALSACSTLKTSSDYDPAANFNDVKTYAWIVKKTKDSTYHLDGLMDQRIRAAVDSQLSAKGITLTDAATADVLVNYLTKVDKKINVDTFNTNYGYNPYYGSRWGYSGSMNTQTTVREYEVGTLILDMVNRETGKLIWRGSVADTIRDQNTPEERVEVVNHAISEMLVNYPPKPEAN; the protein is encoded by the coding sequence ATGAAGAAGGTTATAGTTGGTTTGGTTGCACTGGCACTGAGTGCCTGTAGCACCCTTAAAACGAGTTCGGATTATGATCCTGCGGCAAATTTTAACGATGTAAAGACCTACGCCTGGATCGTTAAAAAAACAAAAGACAGCACATATCATCTGGATGGTTTGATGGATCAACGCATTCGTGCAGCAGTAGATAGTCAGTTATCGGCAAAAGGCATCACCCTTACCGATGCGGCCACTGCCGATGTCTTAGTTAACTATTTGACTAAGGTTGATAAGAAAATCAACGTAGATACCTTCAACACTAACTATGGTTATAACCCATATTATGGCTCTAGATGGGGATATAGTGGCAGCATGAATACTCAGACTACGGTTCGTGAGTATGAAGTCGGTACCTTGATTTTAGATATGGTGAATCGTGAAACTGGTAAGCTTATCTGGCGTGGCTCTGTTGCCGATACCATACGCGATCAGAATACTCCTGAAGAGCGTGTTGAAGTGGTTAATCATGCTATCTCTGAGATGCTAGTAAATTACCCTCCTAAACCAGAAGCTAACTAG
- a CDS encoding OmpA family protein — translation MNKCWLTTICIIGLVLSPVVFGWNDSDKDGVPDTKDACPNTPSGVLVDASGCDKSRLFKKVCLTTTDDKVFPETCIEATELVLNFEFAKTEILYSQWQILAQIKQFLQLNDVKLCLIGHTDSVGSEKANQSLSEARAKKVMGLLVEDYGFDPGRFIVRGMGTRFPISTNDTQVGRALNRRVNFVVESDH, via the coding sequence ATGAATAAATGTTGGCTTACAACAATATGTATTATTGGGCTTGTTCTTAGCCCTGTAGTATTTGGCTGGAATGATAGTGATAAAGACGGGGTGCCAGATACTAAGGATGCCTGTCCTAATACCCCCTCTGGTGTACTTGTCGATGCTTCAGGCTGTGATAAGAGTCGACTATTTAAGAAAGTTTGTTTAACCACGACCGATGACAAGGTTTTCCCAGAGACTTGCATCGAGGCCACAGAGTTAGTCTTGAATTTTGAGTTTGCTAAGACTGAGATACTCTACTCACAATGGCAAATCCTCGCTCAAATAAAACAATTTTTACAGCTTAATGACGTTAAGTTATGCCTCATTGGTCATACTGATTCCGTCGGGAGTGAAAAAGCTAATCAAAGCTTATCCGAGGCAAGGGCAAAAAAGGTCATGGGCCTTTTAGTTGAAGATTATGGCTTCGACCCTGGGCGCTTTATTGTGAGAGGGATGGGAACTCGCTTTCCAATCAGTACAAATGATACACAAGTAGGCAGGGCCCTGAACAGACGGGTCAACTTTGTAGTAGAGTCAGATCACTAG
- a CDS encoding PilT/PilU family type 4a pilus ATPase: protein MDVRPFLKTMIDRKASDLFITADFPPSAKIDGELTPLSETSFSPAQSLDFVESLMSDEQKKEFHETRECNFAFALQDLGRFRVSAFWQREASGCVMRRIETQIPDVDDLKLPVILKDLVMSKRGLIIMVGGTGTGKSTSLASLVGYRNANSRGHILTIEDPVEFVHEHRKSIITQREVGIDTESFDAALKSSLRQAPDVILIGEIRTQETMEFALAFAETGHLCMATLHANNANQALDRIMNLVPDSKHQQLLFDLSLNLRGIVAQQLVPTMDGKGRRAAIEILINTPRISSLIAKNELHSLKETMAKSNEQGMQTFDQALLNLYVAGEVSYADALHHADSPNDLRLMIKLQNSEQTGSGFMEGVTLDLE from the coding sequence ATGGATGTACGTCCTTTCTTAAAAACGATGATAGACCGCAAGGCATCGGATCTATTTATCACTGCGGATTTTCCTCCGAGTGCCAAAATCGATGGTGAGCTAACACCATTGAGCGAAACTTCATTCTCACCGGCTCAATCATTAGATTTTGTCGAGTCATTGATGAGTGATGAGCAGAAAAAAGAGTTCCATGAGACACGTGAGTGTAATTTCGCATTTGCATTGCAGGATTTGGGACGTTTTCGTGTCAGTGCTTTTTGGCAAAGGGAAGCATCGGGATGTGTAATGCGTCGTATCGAGACTCAGATCCCCGATGTGGATGATCTGAAACTCCCCGTAATATTGAAAGACTTGGTGATGAGTAAACGTGGGCTCATCATCATGGTTGGTGGAACAGGCACGGGTAAATCAACATCTTTGGCATCGCTGGTTGGTTACCGTAATGCTAATTCTCGGGGACATATTTTGACCATAGAGGATCCTGTTGAATTTGTTCATGAACACCGCAAGAGCATTATTACCCAGCGAGAGGTAGGAATAGATACCGAGTCCTTCGATGCTGCGCTTAAAAGCTCATTGCGGCAGGCTCCTGATGTGATATTAATTGGTGAAATTCGAACTCAAGAGACCATGGAGTTTGCTCTGGCATTCGCCGAAACTGGTCATCTATGTATGGCTACCTTGCATGCAAACAATGCTAACCAGGCGTTGGATCGTATTATGAACTTAGTACCGGACAGTAAGCATCAGCAACTATTGTTTGATCTCTCTTTGAACTTAAGGGGAATAGTCGCTCAACAGTTGGTGCCGACTATGGACGGTAAGGGTCGACGCGCAGCTATCGAGATTTTGATCAACACGCCCCGTATCAGTAGTTTGATTGCTAAAAATGAGCTGCATTCACTCAAGGAGACCATGGCTAAGTCAAATGAACAGGGGATGCAGACCTTCGATCAGGCTTTACTTAACCTCTATGTAGCAGGAGAGGTTAGCTATGCAGATGCCCTGCATCATGCTGACTCACCTAACGATTTAAGATTGATGATTAAGTTACAGAATTCAGAACAAACGGGCTCAGGCTTTATGGAAGGAGTAACGTTAGATTTGGAGTAG
- the ruvX gene encoding Holliday junction resolvase RuvX, translated as MGSITVLGFDYGTKSIGIAIGQSLTGTANPIGSIKAVDGIPKWEEIGMLIEEWQPNMVVVGLPLNMDGTEQEITQRAKKFANRINGRFGVKIATQDERLTTADAKARLFEFGGYKALTKGQVDAMSAVLIIESFFENMYD; from the coding sequence ATGGGTTCAATAACGGTACTAGGCTTCGATTACGGCACTAAAAGCATTGGAATTGCCATAGGTCAATCACTCACGGGCACAGCCAACCCTATCGGTTCAATAAAAGCGGTCGATGGCATCCCTAAATGGGAAGAAATTGGCATGCTTATCGAGGAGTGGCAGCCAAATATGGTGGTCGTAGGCCTACCTTTAAATATGGATGGCACAGAACAAGAAATCACCCAGAGAGCTAAAAAGTTTGCCAATCGCATCAATGGCAGATTCGGTGTAAAAATAGCCACACAAGATGAACGGCTGACAACAGCAGATGCCAAGGCCAGACTGTTTGAATTCGGTGGTTATAAGGCATTGACCAAAGGTCAGGTAGATGCCATGTCGGCAGTATTGATCATCGAGAGCTTTTTCGAAAACATGTACGACTAG
- the yciH gene encoding stress response translation initiation inhibitor YciH: MRKDPNVSLVYSTDVGRIAPEAESKDIPTGDGVVRIHKDSKGRKGKGVSVIKGLGLNEKELKALAQKLKKQCGCGGTVKEFNIEVQTDNREQIKILLEKLKYTVKIAGG, from the coding sequence ATGAGAAAAGATCCAAACGTATCCTTAGTCTACAGCACAGATGTAGGCCGTATAGCTCCCGAAGCTGAGAGCAAAGACATCCCCACTGGAGATGGAGTCGTACGTATCCATAAAGACAGTAAAGGGCGAAAAGGCAAGGGGGTTTCTGTGATTAAAGGCCTTGGCTTGAATGAAAAAGAACTTAAAGCGCTGGCCCAGAAGTTAAAAAAGCAATGCGGCTGTGGTGGAACGGTGAAGGAGTTCAATATTGAAGTCCAAACCGACAACAGAGAACAGATCAAGATCTTGCTGGAAAAACTCAAATATACAGTAAAAATAGCCGGCGGTTAG
- a CDS encoding type IV pilus twitching motility protein PilT, which translates to MEITELLAFSVKHKASDLHLSAGVSPMIRVDGEVRKINLPALDHQGVHGLVYDIMNDKQRKDYEEHLEIDFSFEVPNLARFRVNAFNQARGAAAVFRTIPSDILSLEQLGAPEIFKKISSFPRGLVLVTGPTGSGKSTTLAAMVDFINESRHEHILTIEDPIEFVHQSKQCLINQREVHRHTHSFNAALRSALREDPDVILVGEMRDLETIRLAMTAAETGHLVFGTLHTTSAAKTIDRVVDVFPEGEKGMVRTMLSESLQAVISQTLIKKVGGGRVAAHEIMMGTPAIRNLIREDKVAQMYSAIQTGMSHGMQTLDQCLQNLVNRGQISREDAQHKSANKQTQF; encoded by the coding sequence ATGGAAATCACAGAGTTACTTGCTTTTAGTGTAAAACACAAAGCATCAGATCTACACCTTTCAGCGGGCGTTTCACCTATGATACGTGTAGATGGCGAAGTCAGAAAGATCAATTTACCTGCTTTAGATCATCAAGGGGTGCATGGACTCGTCTATGACATCATGAATGACAAGCAGCGTAAAGATTATGAAGAACATTTAGAGATAGATTTTTCCTTCGAAGTTCCCAATCTAGCGCGTTTTCGTGTCAACGCTTTCAACCAAGCGCGGGGCGCCGCGGCGGTGTTTCGTACCATTCCCAGCGACATTCTGAGCCTAGAGCAGCTAGGTGCTCCGGAGATTTTTAAGAAAATTTCTAGTTTCCCTCGTGGTTTAGTCCTAGTTACCGGGCCAACAGGCTCTGGTAAGAGTACTACTCTGGCGGCTATGGTCGATTTTATTAATGAAAGTCGTCATGAGCACATTCTCACCATTGAAGACCCAATCGAATTTGTGCATCAGAGTAAGCAGTGTCTGATTAACCAGCGAGAGGTACATCGTCATACTCACAGCTTTAACGCCGCCTTGCGAAGTGCGCTGCGAGAAGATCCCGATGTTATCTTGGTGGGAGAGATGCGAGATCTTGAAACCATCAGGCTGGCGATGACAGCGGCTGAAACCGGTCACTTGGTTTTCGGTACACTGCACACCACTTCTGCGGCCAAAACCATTGACCGTGTGGTGGATGTTTTCCCTGAAGGCGAGAAGGGCATGGTCAGAACAATGCTATCAGAGTCACTTCAAGCGGTAATATCACAGACCTTGATTAAGAAAGTGGGCGGAGGACGAGTGGCAGCCCATGAGATCATGATGGGGACTCCTGCGATTAGAAACCTTATCCGAGAGGATAAAGTTGCACAGATGTACTCTGCGATTCAGACCGGTATGTCACATGGTATGCAGACCTTAGATCAGTGTTTGCAGAATTTAGTTAACCGCGGTCAGATAAGTCGTGAAGATGCTCAGCACAAGAGTGCCAATAAGCAGACACAATTTTAA